One region of Channa argus isolate prfri chromosome 20, Channa argus male v1.0, whole genome shotgun sequence genomic DNA includes:
- the pyyb gene encoding peptide YYb isoform X2 produces the protein MANMLRSWLMFAALVVCLLLCWSSFASAYPPKPESPGSNASPEEWAKYHAAVRHYVNLITRQRYGKRSTPEQAVAWLLFGDDSNQDTEPSLDYSDQW, from the exons ATGGCCAACATGCTGAGATCGTGGCTGATGTTCGCGGCGCTCGTCGTGTGCTTGCTGCTGTGTTGGAGCAGCTTTGCCAGTGCTTACCCCCCCAAACCGGAGAGCCCCGGGAGCAACGCCTCCCCCGAGGAGTGGGCCAAATACCACGCAGCTGTCAGGCATTATGTCAACCTCATCACCAGACAGAG GTACGGAAAGAGGTCGACCCCTGAGCAGGCTGTGGCCTGGCTGCTGTTTGGGGACGATTCaaaccaagacactgaaccaag
- the pyyb gene encoding peptide YYb isoform X1: MWSERTAPRQGTTGVTTSGDKSEKIPPWCFSSQMANMLRSWLMFAALVVCLLLCWSSFASAYPPKPESPGSNASPEEWAKYHAAVRHYVNLITRQRYGKRSTPEQAVAWLLFGDDSNQDTEPSLDYSDQW; this comes from the exons ATGTGGAGCGAGAGGACAGCACCAAGACAGGGTACCACCGGGGTGACTACATCAGGAGACAAGTCAGAAA AAATCCCACCGTGGTGCTTCTCTTCTCAGATGGCCAACATGCTGAGATCGTGGCTGATGTTCGCGGCGCTCGTCGTGTGCTTGCTGCTGTGTTGGAGCAGCTTTGCCAGTGCTTACCCCCCCAAACCGGAGAGCCCCGGGAGCAACGCCTCCCCCGAGGAGTGGGCCAAATACCACGCAGCTGTCAGGCATTATGTCAACCTCATCACCAGACAGAG GTACGGAAAGAGGTCGACCCCTGAGCAGGCTGTGGCCTGGCTGCTGTTTGGGGACGATTCaaaccaagacactgaaccaag